In Chryseobacterium lactis, a single genomic region encodes these proteins:
- the menC gene encoding o-succinylbenzoate synthase, with the protein MKASYYRYLLEFKRPSGTSRGVLLEKETFILEISENGKKGVGECAVFRGLSFDDRSDYEEKLKWLCDNIEKDSSYVKDELKNFPSIWFGYEQAILNLKHGESLYFPSEFTEGKAAITINGLIWMGDIGYMEEQIQDKLEKGFHCIKLKIGINWQEEHIILQKLREKFSKDQLELRVDANGGFSKEEAVLVLKQLADLHIHSIEQPIKAGSWEDMAELCATTPTPIALDEELIGIVDSEEKKKLLEKINPQYIILKPALVGGFSGSDEWISLAENHHIDWWITSALESNIGLNAIAQYTFTKKNPMPQGLGTGALFVNNFESSLDLRNELLWFKM; encoded by the coding sequence ATGAAAGCATCCTATTATAGATACTTATTAGAATTTAAACGCCCGAGTGGAACATCTCGCGGCGTTTTGCTTGAAAAAGAAACCTTTATCCTGGAGATTTCAGAAAACGGAAAAAAAGGAGTAGGAGAATGTGCTGTTTTCAGAGGGTTAAGTTTTGATGACAGATCGGATTATGAGGAAAAACTGAAATGGCTTTGTGACAATATTGAGAAAGATTCTTCTTATGTAAAAGATGAATTAAAAAACTTTCCATCCATATGGTTTGGTTACGAACAGGCGATTTTAAATCTCAAGCATGGCGAAAGCTTATATTTTCCGAGTGAATTTACCGAAGGAAAAGCTGCCATTACCATCAATGGATTGATCTGGATGGGAGATATAGGATACATGGAAGAACAAATTCAGGATAAGCTGGAAAAGGGGTTTCATTGTATTAAATTGAAAATCGGAATTAACTGGCAGGAAGAACATATTATTCTTCAGAAATTAAGAGAAAAATTTTCTAAAGATCAGTTGGAGTTGCGTGTTGATGCCAATGGCGGGTTCAGTAAAGAAGAAGCCGTACTTGTTTTGAAACAACTGGCAGATTTACATATTCATTCTATCGAACAGCCTATAAAAGCCGGAAGCTGGGAAGATATGGCGGAATTATGTGCAACTACACCTACACCTATTGCCCTGGATGAAGAACTGATCGGTATTGTTGATTCTGAGGAAAAGAAAAAATTGCTGGAAAAGATAAACCCACAGTATATTATTCTGAAACCAGCTTTAGTAGGTGGTTTTTCAGGCTCTGATGAATGGATTTCCCTTGCTGAAAATCATCATATTGATTGGTGGATTACTTCTGCTCTGGAAAGTAATATCGGTTTGAATGCAATTGCTCAATATACATTTACCAAAAAAAATCCGATGCCTCAAGGATTGGGCACCGGAGCATTATTTGTCAATAATTTTGAATCCAGCTTAGATCTTCGAAATGAGCTGCTATGGTTCAAAATGTAA
- a CDS encoding AAA family ATPase: protein MEINKELRQQIRNTMLQNRKNFGGTDAAFAKSLSISSSIYSRIKKGETEKVLSTGEWLNIGRKFQVNINKNDWKFAKTEVYEQMHESFLFCQKTKSSMILVDDCGIGKTECAKAIISQMKNAFYVDASQTHTKVRFIKQIALVLGCETKGKYHEVLENVKYALNILENPFICIDEAGDLEYSAYLELKGIMNDTVDNCAWFMIGADGLRAKITKGINNHKVGFAEIFSRFSDDFVTLVPRGPEDRKKFYTKLIGDVAYVNLDDKSSINEVIRSCMVKIDSPYKTRKGQEDGKIKSLRYLKTLVSINKS, encoded by the coding sequence ATGGAGATCAATAAAGAATTAAGACAACAAATCCGCAATACCATGCTGCAAAACCGAAAAAACTTCGGGGGTACAGATGCAGCATTTGCAAAATCTTTAAGTATAAGCAGCTCAATTTATAGCCGCATAAAAAAAGGAGAAACAGAGAAAGTTTTATCAACCGGCGAATGGTTGAATATAGGACGAAAATTTCAGGTCAATATCAACAAAAACGACTGGAAATTCGCAAAAACCGAAGTATACGAACAAATGCATGAGAGCTTTCTGTTCTGCCAAAAGACAAAAAGCTCAATGATCCTTGTCGATGACTGTGGAATAGGAAAAACAGAATGCGCCAAGGCGATTATTTCTCAGATGAAAAATGCCTTCTACGTCGATGCTTCGCAAACTCATACGAAAGTAAGATTCATCAAGCAGATAGCTCTGGTATTGGGATGTGAGACCAAAGGAAAATACCATGAAGTGCTTGAAAATGTAAAATACGCTTTAAACATTCTTGAAAACCCTTTCATCTGCATTGATGAAGCTGGAGATCTGGAATACAGCGCATACCTGGAATTGAAAGGAATTATGAACGATACCGTCGACAATTGCGCCTGGTTTATGATTGGAGCCGATGGCTTAAGAGCAAAAATTACCAAGGGAATTAATAATCACAAAGTAGGATTTGCAGAAATCTTCAGCCGTTTTTCAGATGACTTTGTCACCCTTGTACCAAGAGGTCCGGAAGATCGCAAGAAATTTTACACAAAACTGATCGGAGATGTCGCTTATGTAAATCTTGATGACAAATCTTCCATCAATGAGGTCATCAGAAGCTGTATGGTAAAAATAGATTCTCCATATAAGACCAGAAAAGGCCAGGAAGATGGAAAAATCAAATCATTAAGATATTTAAAAACTCTAGTAAGCATCAATAAATCATGA
- a CDS encoding S24 family peptidase, producing the protein MNGINFRIKQLVDYFANGNNSVFGNMIGVNESNIRSYINGTEPKFNVIEKICSALAINSEWLVLGVGEMLAGDKKESIGLPSDFTQQVPQVITVDAHNRDNIALVANKLRAGYLQGYNDPNFIKTLPTFRLPNLNNGVFRMFEIEGNSMFPTLPDRTHVIAQFVDDWIHGIKDNKLYAIISNEVEDGLIKRCLNRIKKYDNLICKSDNRRNYPTQNIHPSTIKEVWEVKLHLNFNLPDPAEFYDRLNDLEAEMQMLKLKKNITD; encoded by the coding sequence ATGAATGGAATAAATTTTCGTATAAAACAACTTGTTGATTATTTTGCGAATGGAAATAACTCCGTGTTTGGCAATATGATAGGAGTAAATGAATCCAATATAAGAAGCTATATCAATGGGACGGAGCCTAAATTTAATGTAATCGAAAAAATTTGCTCCGCACTCGCAATAAATTCCGAATGGCTGGTTCTTGGAGTTGGGGAAATGCTCGCCGGCGATAAAAAAGAATCAATAGGTTTGCCATCAGATTTTACACAACAGGTTCCACAAGTAATTACTGTGGATGCGCACAACCGTGATAATATCGCTCTTGTTGCTAATAAATTAAGAGCAGGGTACCTGCAGGGATATAATGATCCTAACTTTATTAAAACCCTTCCTACCTTCAGGCTTCCGAACCTTAATAACGGGGTCTTCAGGATGTTTGAGATAGAAGGAAATTCTATGTTTCCAACGTTGCCGGACAGAACGCATGTGATTGCTCAGTTTGTGGATGACTGGATCCATGGAATAAAAGATAATAAACTCTATGCGATTATTTCTAATGAAGTTGAAGATGGCTTAATTAAAAGATGTCTGAACAGAATTAAGAAATATGATAACCTGATCTGTAAATCTGATAACCGAAGAAATTATCCGACACAAAATATTCATCCAAGCACTATAAAAGAGGTGTGGGAGGTGAAGCTGCATTTAAACTTTAATTTACCGGATCCGGCAGAGTTTTACGACCGATTGAATGATCTTGAAGCAGAAATGCAGATGTTGAAACTGAAAAAGAATATAACTGATTGA
- the fbp gene encoding class 1 fructose-bisphosphatase, with protein sequence MSNQPLQTLGEFLIDKQDDFQYSTGEFSRLLSAIRLASKVVNREVNKAGIVDITGAAGNQNVQGEEQQKLDVIANEIFITALSQREVVCGIASEENDDFIDIKCGENGHLSKYVVLIDPLDGSSNIDVNVSVGTIFSIYRRVSEPGTPVQLEDFLQKGVNQIAAGYVIYGSSTMIVYTTGNGVNGFTLDPSLGTYYLSHPNMTFPRTGKIYSINEGNYIKFPQGVKNYLKYCQMEEGDRPYTSRYIGSLVADFHRNMLKGGIYIYPSYSQAPNGKLRLLYECNPMAFLAEQAGGKATDGFRRILEIEPTELHQRIPFFCGSIDMVEKAEEFMRIDSVK encoded by the coding sequence ATGTCAAATCAACCATTACAGACTTTAGGAGAATTTCTTATTGATAAACAGGACGATTTTCAGTATTCTACAGGTGAATTCTCTCGTCTTCTGAGTGCAATAAGATTGGCTTCGAAAGTGGTAAACAGAGAAGTAAATAAAGCCGGAATTGTAGATATTACAGGAGCTGCCGGCAACCAAAATGTTCAGGGTGAAGAGCAGCAGAAGCTTGATGTGATCGCTAATGAAATTTTTATTACGGCTTTGTCTCAGAGAGAGGTTGTTTGTGGTATTGCTTCTGAGGAAAATGATGATTTTATTGATATTAAATGTGGTGAAAATGGGCATTTAAGTAAATATGTTGTACTGATCGATCCTTTGGACGGATCTTCTAATATTGACGTCAATGTTTCTGTAGGAACCATTTTCTCTATTTACAGAAGGGTTTCTGAACCGGGAACTCCTGTTCAGTTGGAAGACTTTTTACAGAAAGGGGTTAACCAGATTGCAGCAGGATACGTTATTTACGGTTCTTCTACAATGATCGTTTATACTACCGGAAACGGGGTAAACGGATTTACTTTGGATCCATCTTTAGGAACATATTACCTTTCTCACCCTAATATGACTTTCCCAAGAACGGGTAAAATCTATTCGATCAACGAAGGAAACTATATCAAATTTCCTCAGGGAGTAAAAAATTATCTTAAATATTGCCAGATGGAAGAAGGCGACCGTCCTTATACTTCAAGATATATCGGTTCTTTGGTGGCGGACTTCCATAGAAATATGCTGAAAGGAGGAATTTATATTTATCCTTCTTATTCTCAGGCTCCGAATGGTAAGCTAAGATTATTATACGAATGTAATCCGATGGCATTCCTTGCTGAACAGGCGGGTGGAAAAGCAACGGATGGATTCAGAAGAATTTTGGAGATTGAACCTACCGAACTTCACCAGAGAATTCCATTTTTCTGCGGAAGTATTGACATGGTAGAAAAAGCTGAGGAATTTATGCGTATTGACAGTGTAAAATAG
- a CDS encoding aspartate kinase, with protein sequence MKIFKFGGASVKDAESVKNVSMVLQSQGFAKCLLVISAMGKTTNELEKVVELYFKKDNYQTEIEKIKRKHIEIAEGLFPENHAVFAEINLFFDDLDSFLRRNKSPNYNFVYDQVVSCGEMISTKIVSEYLNEIQFTNQWLDARDYIKTDNSYREGSVDWAKTEEFISNLHPEICYVTQGFIGSDDNNFTVTLGREGSDYSAAIFAYCLNADAMTIWKDVPGVMTGDPRKFNDVSLLSNISYEEAIEMAYYGASVIHPKTLQPLQQKNIPFYVKSFVDPTKEGTKVGASDKNQQEETYILKENQALLKISTRDFSFIAEDHMSLIFGYLSKYKIKVSLMQNSAISLALCLEDKFNHIEELNEELQKIFKTEAIKNVSLFTVRNAKMDHIERFYHEKNVLLEQISKNTLQMVTQ encoded by the coding sequence ATGAAAATTTTCAAGTTTGGTGGAGCGTCTGTAAAGGACGCCGAAAGTGTGAAAAACGTGTCCATGGTACTACAAAGCCAGGGATTTGCCAAATGTTTGCTGGTTATTTCAGCAATGGGCAAGACGACAAATGAGTTGGAAAAAGTTGTAGAACTTTATTTCAAAAAGGATAACTATCAAACTGAGATTGAAAAGATAAAACGAAAACACATTGAGATTGCGGAAGGTCTGTTTCCTGAAAACCATGCTGTTTTTGCTGAAATCAATCTCTTTTTCGATGATCTCGATTCTTTTTTAAGAAGAAACAAATCTCCGAATTACAACTTTGTGTATGATCAGGTAGTAAGCTGTGGAGAAATGATTTCTACTAAAATCGTAAGTGAGTACCTGAATGAAATTCAGTTTACCAACCAATGGCTGGATGCCAGAGATTATATCAAAACTGACAATTCATACAGAGAAGGTTCAGTAGATTGGGCAAAAACTGAGGAGTTCATTTCCAATTTACATCCTGAGATCTGCTATGTGACTCAAGGTTTTATTGGATCAGACGACAATAATTTTACGGTAACATTGGGAAGAGAAGGTTCTGACTATTCTGCAGCTATTTTTGCCTATTGCCTAAACGCTGATGCCATGACCATCTGGAAAGATGTACCGGGAGTAATGACGGGAGATCCGAGAAAGTTTAATGATGTTTCTCTTCTTTCCAATATCTCTTATGAAGAAGCTATTGAAATGGCTTATTATGGTGCCAGTGTTATTCACCCGAAAACATTACAGCCATTACAGCAAAAAAACATTCCTTTTTATGTAAAATCTTTCGTAGATCCTACCAAAGAAGGAACCAAAGTAGGTGCTTCCGATAAAAACCAACAGGAAGAAACTTATATTTTAAAAGAAAACCAGGCTCTTTTAAAAATCTCAACAAGAGACTTCTCGTTTATTGCGGAAGATCATATGAGCTTGATTTTCGGATATTTATCCAAGTATAAAATCAAAGTTTCTCTGATGCAGAATTCTGCTATTTCACTGGCTTTATGCCTGGAGGATAAATTTAATCATATTGAAGAACTCAACGAAGAGCTTCAAAAAATTTTTAAAACCGAAGCGATTAAAAATGTATCTTTATTCACAGTAAGAAATGCGAAGATGGATCACATTGAGAGATTTTACCACGAAAAAAATGTATTATTGGAGCAAATTTCAAAAAATACACTTCAAATGGTAACACAATAA
- the eptA gene encoding phosphoethanolamine--lipid A transferase EptA, whose product MLKNSLKLSSFALLMSFLNFIFFHIPFFSFVFSKVDYKSLNGVAIIISLIILMLVANAFVFYLIFFLSRVVGKFLLVLTFIISSIAVYFINTYSVIIDESMIGNILNTNYEESSNFFSIKLIFYVLFLGILPGIYIIKVKISTDPLKKFLITSSLTLLFMLIVVFANASNWLWIDKNSKTLGGLAMPWSYSVNTSLFYIHEYKKNEKEILLPNATIQNNEKSVVVLVIGESARSQNFSLYGYGKNTNPLLSKEQNIHSFKATSCATYTTAGVKCILEHTNTDDLYEILPNYLYRNNVEVIWRTTNWGEPPVHIKNYQNKESLMSGCKGKDCNYDEVLLSGLKEQIQASTKNKILIVLHTSTSHGPTYSKKYPSRFETFKPVCNSVELGNCSQQELINAYDNTIVYTDYLLYRVIEDLKQLKDYKSTMLFVSDHGESLGEKNLYMHGMPLSIAPKEQYEIPFIVWVSDSSQQLKPNTTLSQNHVFHSALHFLGIKSPVYKEDMNIFK is encoded by the coding sequence GCTCTGTTAATGAGCTTTCTTAATTTCATATTCTTTCATATCCCATTTTTTTCCTTTGTCTTTAGTAAGGTTGATTATAAAAGTTTAAACGGCGTCGCCATTATTATAAGTTTAATAATCCTGATGCTTGTTGCCAATGCCTTCGTTTTCTATCTTATTTTTTTTCTTTCGCGTGTTGTCGGCAAATTTTTACTGGTACTTACTTTTATTATAAGTTCAATTGCAGTTTATTTTATCAATACCTACAGCGTCATCATAGACGAAAGTATGATCGGTAATATACTCAATACCAATTACGAAGAATCCAGTAATTTCTTTTCTATAAAATTGATATTCTATGTTCTTTTCCTGGGGATACTTCCGGGTATTTATATTATTAAAGTTAAAATCAGTACTGATCCTCTTAAAAAGTTTTTAATTACCTCCTCACTTACTTTACTATTCATGCTGATCGTGGTATTTGCTAACGCGAGCAATTGGTTATGGATTGATAAAAATTCAAAAACGTTGGGTGGACTGGCCATGCCTTGGTCTTATTCCGTAAATACTTCGCTTTTTTATATTCATGAATACAAAAAAAATGAAAAGGAAATTTTATTACCAAATGCCACTATACAAAATAATGAGAAATCAGTTGTAGTACTGGTAATAGGAGAATCAGCAAGAAGTCAGAATTTCTCTTTATATGGATATGGGAAGAATACCAATCCTCTCCTTTCCAAGGAACAAAATATACATAGTTTTAAAGCAACTTCATGTGCTACCTATACCACAGCAGGTGTAAAATGTATTTTAGAACATACCAATACTGATGATTTATATGAAATTCTGCCCAACTATCTATATCGGAATAATGTAGAGGTAATCTGGAGAACCACCAATTGGGGAGAACCTCCGGTACATATAAAGAATTACCAGAATAAAGAAAGTTTAATGTCGGGCTGCAAAGGCAAAGACTGCAATTATGATGAAGTTCTTTTAAGCGGATTAAAAGAGCAGATACAGGCCAGTACAAAAAATAAGATACTCATAGTTTTGCACACCAGTACGAGTCATGGCCCCACCTACAGTAAAAAATATCCGTCCCGGTTTGAAACTTTCAAACCCGTTTGCAACAGTGTAGAATTGGGAAATTGTTCTCAACAGGAGCTCATCAATGCCTATGACAATACGATTGTGTATACCGATTATCTTCTATATCGGGTGATTGAGGATTTAAAACAATTAAAAGACTATAAAAGTACCATGCTTTTTGTTTCGGACCACGGAGAGTCTTTAGGTGAAAAAAATCTTTATATGCACGGAATGCCTTTAAGTATTGCTCCTAAAGAGCAGTATGAAATTCCTTTTATAGTATGGGTATCTGACAGTTCACAACAACTCAAGCCTAACACTACGCTATCCCAAAATCACGTATTTCACAGTGCTTTACACTTTTTAGGAATAAAAAGCCCGGTGTACAAGGAAGATATGAATATTTTTAAATAG
- a CDS encoding bacteriocin-like protein: MKNLKKLTSRELKTIKGGIIPIGCNNWDPRKRCCREWDTDHWENPVCPSV, encoded by the coding sequence ATGAAAAATCTAAAAAAGTTAACCTCAAGAGAATTAAAAACAATTAAAGGAGGCATTATTCCTATTGGCTGCAACAATTGGGATCCAAGAAAAAGATGTTGCAGAGAATGGGATACTGACCATTGGGAAAATCCTGTTTGCCCAAGTGTATAA
- a CDS encoding DUF3472 domain-containing protein, whose amino-acid sequence MRIKLLAGPFLGIALLVFQSCAEAATATEDTVSAQENASALKKTSSISVPVAGNSFLTVKPSGASEVITSTKLGNWTNPNTVISTYFRVSNTGTLNIGLKASVPSGTSVVKVTVGNISKNVTLTGSANKDFTAGDFTISTPGYVKVDLQGISKTGGYFADVTDITFNGTASTGTNIYSNDPSYYYWARRGPSCHLNYTIPTTDNVSYYYNEVTVPAGEDKIGSYFMANGFSAGYFGMQVNSATERRILFSVWSPFDTDDPNNIPPDHKIILNRSGTGVTVGEFGNEGSGGQSYFKYNWSAGQTYKFLLKGEPDGTGKTDFTAWFLSPDTTTWKLIASWKRPQTSTYLKSFYSFVENFNPENGYQGRKAEFKNQWVRTSTGNWSAISGAKFSVDNTYNAQQRIDAMGGTSGNAFFLQNGGFFNTTVAPGSQFSISAPTQAPNINFSTLP is encoded by the coding sequence ATGAGAATAAAATTATTAGCCGGTCCTTTTCTTGGCATCGCTCTGCTTGTTTTTCAATCATGCGCAGAAGCCGCTACTGCAACAGAGGACACTGTTTCTGCACAAGAAAATGCATCAGCTTTAAAGAAGACATCATCCATCAGTGTTCCGGTTGCCGGAAACTCTTTTTTAACCGTAAAACCTTCAGGAGCCAGCGAGGTCATCACATCAACTAAATTAGGCAACTGGACTAACCCGAATACTGTTATCAGCACTTATTTCAGAGTGAGCAATACAGGAACATTAAATATCGGATTAAAAGCTTCTGTTCCTTCGGGTACAAGTGTTGTAAAAGTGACTGTTGGTAACATATCCAAAAATGTTACTTTAACAGGATCTGCAAATAAAGATTTTACCGCTGGAGATTTTACGATATCTACTCCTGGCTATGTAAAGGTTGATCTTCAGGGTATCTCTAAAACCGGTGGGTACTTTGCAGATGTTACGGATATTACTTTTAATGGAACAGCTTCTACCGGAACCAATATTTACAGTAATGATCCTTCTTACTATTATTGGGCACGCAGAGGGCCTTCATGTCATCTGAACTACACAATCCCAACCACCGACAATGTCAGCTATTATTACAACGAAGTAACAGTTCCTGCAGGAGAAGATAAGATTGGCTCTTATTTTATGGCCAACGGCTTCAGTGCAGGCTATTTTGGAATGCAGGTTAATTCTGCTACAGAAAGAAGAATTCTATTCTCTGTATGGAGTCCGTTTGATACGGATGATCCCAATAATATTCCTCCTGATCACAAAATCATTCTCAACAGATCAGGGACAGGAGTTACAGTGGGAGAGTTCGGCAATGAAGGTTCCGGTGGACAGAGTTATTTTAAATATAACTGGAGCGCAGGACAAACCTATAAATTTCTATTAAAAGGAGAACCGGACGGTACCGGAAAAACAGATTTTACAGCCTGGTTCTTATCCCCGGATACTACAACATGGAAGCTGATAGCCAGCTGGAAGAGACCTCAAACCAGCACTTATCTTAAAAGCTTCTACAGCTTCGTTGAAAATTTTAATCCAGAAAACGGATATCAGGGCAGAAAAGCAGAATTCAAAAATCAATGGGTAAGAACTTCAACCGGCAACTGGAGCGCCATTTCCGGAGCAAAGTTCAGCGTGGATAACACTTATAATGCACAACAAAGAATAGATGCAATGGGAGGAACAAGTGGCAATGCTTTCTTTTTGCAAAACGGAGGATTCTTTAATACAACCGTCGCTCCCGGTTCGCAGTTTTCTATTAGCGCACCTACGCAAGCTCCGAACATCAATTTTTCAACTCTCCCTTAA
- a CDS encoding ATP-binding protein, protein MKSISVKQALSIVFKQFEFSDLWLKTFGKPETTGFWYLGGAEKHGKTTFAMMLAKYLAGFGKVLYISAEEGFSKDIISAMVFAGLSDTDKNFKLLDYMPWEELLQKFESRKCPKIIFIDNTTVYRDEITRKMVLELKEKHKNKLIIFVSHEEKSLPDSALGTVWRKLSKIIIQAEGLRAIISGRCPGGTLNINEEKANLYWGTTTENQQ, encoded by the coding sequence ATGAAATCAATATCAGTAAAGCAGGCATTATCTATTGTTTTTAAGCAGTTTGAATTCAGTGATCTCTGGTTAAAAACCTTCGGAAAACCGGAAACAACAGGATTTTGGTATCTGGGAGGTGCCGAAAAACATGGGAAAACCACTTTCGCCATGATGCTGGCAAAATACCTTGCCGGCTTTGGAAAAGTTCTATATATCTCTGCAGAAGAAGGATTTTCGAAAGATATTATTTCAGCAATGGTCTTTGCAGGACTTTCAGATACGGATAAGAATTTCAAGCTGCTGGATTATATGCCCTGGGAAGAGCTGCTTCAAAAATTTGAATCCAGAAAATGTCCTAAAATTATATTTATCGACAACACGACCGTTTACCGTGATGAAATCACCCGAAAAATGGTATTGGAACTTAAAGAAAAGCACAAAAACAAACTGATCATTTTCGTAAGCCATGAAGAAAAAAGTCTTCCGGATAGTGCCCTGGGAACAGTGTGGAGAAAATTATCAAAAATCATCATCCAGGCGGAAGGCCTGAGAGCAATCATCTCGGGAAGATGTCCCGGCGGAACATTAAATATTAACGAAGAAAAAGCAAACCTCTATTGGGGAACAACAACAGAAAATCAACAATAA
- a CDS encoding lysophospholipid acyltransferase family protein, which yields MSLISKNDLIKASGLSKIGFLKNPVASAVMSIAKINEVNKLYDKLKDKEGKDFFDSFVRERNLSYVAFEEDLAKIPKTGPFVLVSNHPLGAIDGILMCKVLTEVRPDFKVMGNFLLEKIKPMEPFVISVNPFENRKDAYSSSSGMRETLKHLQNGGCVGIFPAGEVSNKNNPYGEILDKEWEKTALKLIRMAKVPVVPMYFHAKNSRLFYQIAKLHPSLQTLMLPAEMMNDREKPIRIRIGRPITVKAMDDMETIEELGEFLKRKVYMMKSYYEKRKSLAQSINLQNLSVKFPLLKEENIVQNIIDETPVEDIIKDVDKLRGTDKMLFSNGNYEIYFTTYEEIPSIMREIGRQRELTFRAVGEGSNLPFDLDEYDKHYHHLFLWDNGEKKLAGAYRMALGREVMKKYGIKGFYTSSLFEFEQDIHPFFKKVIEMGRAYICQEYQQKPLPLFLLWRGIVHVCLRNPDHKFLMGGVSISNKFSEFSKSLMIEFMRSNYFDSAVAQYITPRNEYKVKLRDRDKNIFFEEMESDLNKLDKIIDDLEPELRLPVLIKKYIKQNAKVIAFNVDPNFNDAIDGLMYIRISDLPENTIKPVLEEMSEQIRKEQENNPAENQ from the coding sequence ATGAGTTTAATTTCGAAAAACGATCTGATCAAAGCTTCCGGCTTAAGTAAAATTGGGTTCCTAAAGAATCCAGTAGCATCTGCTGTGATGAGCATTGCTAAGATAAATGAAGTAAATAAATTATACGATAAACTAAAAGATAAGGAAGGCAAAGACTTTTTCGACTCATTTGTAAGAGAAAGAAATCTTAGCTATGTCGCTTTTGAAGAAGATTTAGCAAAGATTCCTAAAACAGGACCTTTTGTTCTGGTTTCCAACCACCCGCTGGGTGCGATAGACGGAATCCTGATGTGTAAGGTTCTGACAGAAGTTCGTCCGGATTTCAAGGTAATGGGTAATTTCCTTTTGGAAAAGATCAAACCTATGGAGCCATTCGTAATTTCTGTAAATCCTTTTGAAAACAGAAAAGACGCTTACAGCAGCTCTTCGGGAATGCGTGAAACCCTCAAGCATTTACAAAACGGAGGTTGTGTAGGTATTTTTCCGGCAGGAGAAGTTTCTAATAAAAACAATCCTTACGGAGAAATTTTAGATAAAGAATGGGAAAAAACGGCACTTAAGCTGATTAGAATGGCTAAAGTGCCGGTAGTTCCTATGTATTTCCATGCCAAAAACAGCCGCTTATTCTATCAGATCGCTAAACTTCATCCAAGTTTACAAACCCTTATGCTGCCGGCAGAAATGATGAATGACAGGGAAAAACCTATCAGAATCAGAATCGGAAGACCCATTACGGTAAAGGCAATGGATGACATGGAAACCATTGAAGAATTGGGAGAATTTCTGAAACGTAAGGTTTATATGATGAAATCTTACTATGAAAAAAGAAAATCTCTGGCTCAAAGCATCAATCTTCAGAATCTGTCCGTAAAATTTCCTTTATTGAAGGAGGAAAATATTGTTCAGAATATCATTGACGAAACTCCGGTGGAAGACATTATTAAAGATGTCGATAAGCTAAGGGGAACCGATAAAATGCTATTCAGCAACGGAAATTACGAGATCTACTTTACCACTTATGAAGAAATCCCTTCGATTATGAGGGAAATCGGCCGTCAGAGAGAATTGACTTTCCGTGCGGTGGGCGAAGGAAGCAATCTTCCGTTTGACCTTGATGAATACGACAAACATTACCACCATCTTTTCTTATGGGATAACGGAGAAAAGAAACTGGCCGGAGCTTACAGAATGGCATTGGGTAGAGAAGTAATGAAGAAATACGGCATCAAAGGCTTCTATACAAGTTCATTATTTGAGTTTGAGCAGGACATCCATCCTTTCTTTAAAAAGGTGATTGAAATGGGTCGTGCTTATATCTGTCAGGAATATCAGCAGAAACCACTTCCACTTTTTCTTTTATGGAGAGGAATTGTACACGTATGCCTGAGAAACCCTGACCACAAATTCCTGATGGGAGGTGTGAGCATTTCCAACAAATTCTCGGAGTTTTCAAAATCCCTGATGATTGAATTTATGCGTTCCAATTATTTTGATTCCGCAGTAGCTCAATATATCACTCCAAGAAATGAATATAAAGTAAAACTTCGCGACAGGGATAAAAATATCTTCTTTGAAGAAATGGAGTCTGATCTTAACAAATTGGATAAGATCATTGACGACCTGGAACCCGAGTTGAGATTACCTGTTTTGATTAAAAAATACATCAAACAAAACGCAAAAGTAATTGCTTTTAACGTTGACCCTAATTTCAATGATGCCATCGATGGATTGATGTATATCAGAATTAGTGACCTTCCGGAAAACACGATTAAACCGGTGTTAGAAGAAATGAGTGAACAAATCAGAAAGGAACAGGAAAATAATCCGGCTGAGAATCAGTAA